Within Vannielia litorea, the genomic segment CGGCAAGCGCACCGAATTGCCGGACTTCCACGTCGATATCTCCGGCTTCTCCCCCGAGATCGCCTTCGAGTTCGATGACCTGCTCTATCTCAACCCCAACGGGGTGAACCGGCAGTTCATCCTGCTGACCACGGCGCAGAAGACCGCGCCGCTGCTGAACGCCAAGTTTTCCATGAGCCGCGGCATCCTGCGGCAATTCATCGAGGAGAACGAGGCGCAGCTTTTTGCGCTGACCTCCCGCGATGCCGTGCTGGGCGAGCTCGACAACACCGTCTTCGAGCTGAGCGAGCCGTCGCGGCTCTATGACATCCGCAAGATCACCGTGCGGGCCGATACGACCTCGGGCCATATCGAGCAGGCGCAGGACCTGGCCGAGAAGATCGCCACCTTCAAGAGCAAGCCCGACGCCTGGTGGGATGACGTGCTGATCGCCGAGATGATCAGCCTCGCCAAGGAAACCGGCGATGTGACCCGCAACCCGGTGACCTTCAAGGCGCCGTCGTTCACCCAGGGCAACTTCTGGACGGCGCATTTTGGGGGCTTGTACATCTTTCGAGATGTCGAGCACCCGGCGAGCATTGCCTGCGGGCCGAAGGGGCCGCTGGGCAAGCTGCCCACGCCCTACCTCTTCGATCTGGACGACCGGGCCGGGATTGCCAAGTTCCTGGAGCTGAACAATCTCGTCGAGCCGATCGTGAAGGCCAAAGGCACCGATGCGACGGCGATCCTGAAGCAGAAGATGGATTTCATCCTGGTCGACGTGGCCGCCACCCTGGGGCGCGACGTGCCCTCGCGCTCGCGGGGCGACCTGCGCAAGCTGGCGCAGACCCTGGGCAGCGCCCTGCCCCCGGAGTTTCACGCGCTCAACGAGCTGGTGCGCTGGGCCGAGCAGGGCGGCGCCTGGCCGAAGATCACCTCGAGCCACCCGGCCTATTTTTACACCCTGCGCGCCACCAACCACCCCGACCGCGACCTGATCAACCAGCTGCTCGCCGAGCTCTCCACGCTCGACGTGCGGCAGCTCTTCATCTGCCACAAGGAGCTGTTCTACGCCCTTTACCGGGGCTGGCCGGACGGCAAGAAGGAGTTCGTGGCCGATTTTCTGGCCCGCGAATACGCGGTGGACAAGGAGGGGGCACGGGCGGCACTCTTCGGAACCGGGGAAGAGGCGATGGAAGAACCGGCCGCCCCGCCCGACCCGAAGCCGCGCGTTTCCGACGAACGCATCCGGGTCGTCGGGCCCTGGGGCGCGGTCAGGAGGTAAGGCATGGGTTTGATACGGCTGGTCGTGGTGGGGTTCATCGTTCTGACGGTGATCTACCTCTGCATCTCGATCTACTCGCGCTCGGTCCGGCGGGAGAAGCTGGAGAACCGCTGGGCCGAGGATCACCCCGACGGGGGTGACCCCGCCGCCCGGACTGCCTATATCGAGCAGGGGATGACCCAGTATCACAGCGGGCT encodes:
- a CDS encoding DUF6638 family protein; amino-acid sequence: MKRLISRGLMFGNLIEVASPALIDRYNRALHKLTGKRTELPDFHVDISGFSPEIAFEFDDLLYLNPNGVNRQFILLTTAQKTAPLLNAKFSMSRGILRQFIEENEAQLFALTSRDAVLGELDNTVFELSEPSRLYDIRKITVRADTTSGHIEQAQDLAEKIATFKSKPDAWWDDVLIAEMISLAKETGDVTRNPVTFKAPSFTQGNFWTAHFGGLYIFRDVEHPASIACGPKGPLGKLPTPYLFDLDDRAGIAKFLELNNLVEPIVKAKGTDATAILKQKMDFILVDVAATLGRDVPSRSRGDLRKLAQTLGSALPPEFHALNELVRWAEQGGAWPKITSSHPAYFYTLRATNHPDRDLINQLLAELSTLDVRQLFICHKELFYALYRGWPDGKKEFVADFLAREYAVDKEGARAALFGTGEEAMEEPAAPPDPKPRVSDERIRVVGPWGAVRR